One segment of Peromyscus leucopus breed LL Stock chromosome 5, UCI_PerLeu_2.1, whole genome shotgun sequence DNA contains the following:
- the Ptger1 gene encoding prostaglandin E2 receptor EP1 subtype → MSPCGLNASLVDEATCATPRVPNTSAVLPVGDSGTSPALPIFSMTLGAVSNVLALALLAQAAGRLRRRHSAATFLLFVASLLAIDLAGHVIPGALVLRLYAAGRSPAGGACHFLGGCMVFFGLCPLLLGCGMAVERCVGVTQPLLHAARVSVAHARLALATLAAMALAVALLPLAHVGRYELQYPGTWCFISLGPPGGWRQALLAGLFAGLGLAALLAALVCNTLSGLALLRARWRRRRSRRLRETTGPDDRRRWGSRGPRLASTSSASSIASASATLRSSRGGSSARRVRAHDVEMVGQLVGIMVVSCICWSPLLVLVVLAVGGWNSSSLQRPLFLAVRLASWNQILDPWVYILLRQAVLRQLLRLLPLRAGAKDGPTELGLTKSAWEASSLRSSRHSGFSHL, encoded by the exons ATGAGCCCCTGCGGGCTTAACGCGAGCCTAGTGGACGAGGCAACGTGTGCAACACCCAGGGTCCCCAACACGTCTGCGGTGCTACCAGTAGGCGATTCCGGCACATCACCAGCGCTGCCTATCTTCTCCATGACCCTGGGTGCAGTGTCCAACGTGCTGGCGCTGGCGCTGCTGGCACAAGCTGCAGGTCGTCTGCGGCGGCGCCACTCAGCTGCCACCTTTTTATTGTTCGTTGCCAGCCTGCTGGCCATCGACCTGGCAGGCCATGTGATCCCGGGCGCGCTGGTGCTTCGCCTGTATGCTGCGGGACGTTCACCTGCTGGCGGGGCCTGTCATTTCTTGGGAGGCTGCATGGTCTTCTTCGGCCTGTGCCCACTTTTGCTTGGCTGCGGCATGGCCGTGGAGCGCTGCGTGGGTGTCACACAGCCGCTGCTCCACGCGGCGCGCGTGTCGGTGGCCCACGCACGCCTGGCACTGGCCACGCTGGCCGCCATGGCTTTGGCTGTGGCGCTGCTGCCGCTAGCACATGTGGGTCGCTACGAGCTACAGTACCCTGGCACCTGGTGTTTCATTAGCCTTGGGCCTCCTGGAGGTTGGCGCCAGGCATTGCTCGCCGGCCTCTTCGCCGGCCTCGGCCTGGCCGCGCTCCTCGCGGCACTTGTGTGCAATACACTCAGCGGCCTGGCGCTCCTGCGAGCCCGCTGGAGGCGTCGCCGCTCTCGACGTCTCCGCGAGACCACGGGTCCCGATGATCGCCGGCGCTGGGGGTCCCGTGGACCCCGCTTGGCCTCCACCTCGTCTGCCTCTTCCATCGCTTCAGCCTCCGCCACCCTCCGCAGCTCCCGGGGCGGCAGCTCGGCGCGCAGGGTTCGCGCACACGACGTGGAGATGGTGGGCCAGCTCGTGGGCATCATGGTGGTGTCGTGCATCTGCTGGAGCCCTCTGCTG GTGTTGGTGGTGTTGGCCGTCGGGGGCTGGAATTCTAGCTCCCTGCAGCGGCCGCTCTTTCTGGCTGTGCGCCTCGCGTCGTGGAACCAGATCCTGGACCCATGGGTGTACATCCTGCTGCGCCAGGCCGTGCTGCGCCAACTGCTTCGCCTCCTACCCCTGAGGGCTGGTGCTAAGGATGGCCCAACGGAGCTGGGCCTAACCAAGAGTGCCTGGGAAGCCAGTTCACTGCGTAGCTCCAGGCACAGTGGCTTCAGCCACCTCTGA